One genomic region from Paramicrobacterium agarici encodes:
- a CDS encoding rhodanese-like domain-containing protein gives MTDAEGGSADSILARLAHVEARLAYEIDVVAAREAQRAGAVIVDTRKQRSWDHGHVAGAVHLPKERLDGDLSDLPAERTLIVYGWGPGCNGETYTARALLARGFDVREMIGGYEYWARNGFAVENGFAVEGVDASGAVVDLTRAPDPLVTAE, from the coding sequence ATGACGGATGCCGAGGGCGGCTCTGCCGACAGCATCCTCGCTCGTCTTGCTCATGTCGAAGCGCGACTTGCCTACGAGATCGATGTCGTCGCGGCTCGGGAGGCCCAGCGTGCGGGAGCGGTCATTGTCGATACGCGCAAACAGCGGTCGTGGGATCACGGGCATGTTGCTGGGGCCGTGCACCTGCCGAAAGAGCGGCTCGACGGCGACCTGAGCGACCTGCCGGCCGAGCGTACGCTCATTGTGTACGGATGGGGGCCGGGTTGCAATGGCGAGACGTACACGGCGCGTGCGCTTCTCGCGCGAGGCTTTGACGTGCGCGAGATGATCGGCGGGTACGAGTATTGGGCGCGCAACGGGTTTGCTGTCGAGAACGGGTTTGCTGTCGAGGGAGTCGATGCGAGCGGTGCGGTCGTCGATCTGACGCGCGCTCCCGATCCGCTCGTGACGGCGGAATAG
- a CDS encoding bifunctional 4-hydroxy-2-oxoglutarate aldolase/2-dehydro-3-deoxy-phosphogluconate aldolase, whose translation MAENTEFDAIFAEAPLMAIMRGMGVERSLTVATAAWDLGIEVVELPIQTADDLEALRAVSEAGRERGKRVGAGTVITVDHVAQAAAAGAEFTVSPGFDVDVVRASTEAGLPALPGVASPSEVQLAMKEGLTWLKAFPASLLGTPWFGAMRGPFPGAKFVATGGMDAGNAADFLDAGVRVVAVGSALEDETQLPKLAELLKR comes from the coding sequence ATGGCCGAGAACACCGAATTCGACGCAATCTTCGCAGAAGCGCCGCTCATGGCGATCATGCGGGGGATGGGAGTCGAGCGCAGCCTCACCGTCGCGACAGCGGCGTGGGATCTCGGCATCGAGGTCGTCGAACTGCCGATTCAGACCGCCGACGACCTCGAAGCACTGCGCGCGGTCTCCGAAGCCGGTCGCGAGCGCGGAAAGCGCGTGGGCGCGGGAACCGTCATCACGGTCGACCACGTGGCCCAGGCCGCCGCAGCCGGCGCCGAGTTCACCGTGAGCCCAGGCTTCGACGTCGATGTCGTTCGCGCATCGACCGAGGCCGGCCTGCCCGCACTGCCCGGCGTAGCCTCGCCGAGCGAGGTTCAGCTCGCCATGAAAGAAGGACTGACCTGGCTCAAGGCCTTCCCCGCGTCACTGCTCGGTACGCCGTGGTTCGGCGCGATGCGGGGTCCGTTCCCCGGGGCCAAGTTCGTCGCGACCGGTGGAATGGATGCTGGGAATGCGGCCGATTTTCTTGACGCAGGTGTTCGCGTGGTCGCCGTCGGATCGGCGCTCGAAGACGAGACGCAGCTGCCCAAGCTCGCCGAACTTCTGAAGCGCTGA
- a CDS encoding sugar kinase has product MTSEATPRLITIGETMMLVTPATPEPIVTASDFRLDAGGAESNVASHIAHLGVHAAWVSAVGDDALGERLRATITARGVDTRWVTSDADAPTGVYFKDPGNGVLYYRRGSAASRMGPQSLRDVPLESAEVVHLSGITPALSSTCSALVDDVFERVAASAATLSFDVNHRPALWQPGAAAPALRTFAERADIVFVGLDEAQALWGCETADDVRAQLPTPARLIVKDGDVGATEFHRTSSGDDERIFVPTFPAEVVEAVGAGDAFAAAYLAAALNGEPAKARLTAGHERARLVLQSTTDFIIEVQVQKG; this is encoded by the coding sequence ATGACCTCAGAGGCTACTCCGCGGCTGATCACCATCGGCGAGACGATGATGCTCGTCACGCCTGCGACGCCGGAGCCCATCGTGACGGCGAGCGATTTTCGACTCGATGCGGGCGGCGCGGAGTCCAACGTCGCCTCGCACATCGCCCACCTCGGGGTGCACGCCGCCTGGGTGAGCGCGGTGGGCGACGATGCGCTGGGTGAGCGTCTGCGCGCAACGATCACCGCGCGCGGCGTTGACACGCGCTGGGTGACATCGGATGCTGACGCACCGACGGGCGTTTACTTCAAAGACCCGGGAAACGGCGTGCTCTACTACCGCCGCGGATCGGCAGCCTCCCGCATGGGACCGCAGTCCCTTCGCGACGTCCCCCTCGAGAGTGCCGAGGTCGTACACCTCTCCGGCATCACGCCGGCGCTGTCGTCGACGTGCTCTGCCCTCGTCGACGACGTCTTCGAACGCGTCGCCGCGAGCGCTGCAACACTGAGCTTCGACGTCAATCACCGCCCGGCGCTGTGGCAGCCCGGCGCCGCGGCGCCCGCGCTGCGGACATTCGCCGAACGGGCCGACATCGTGTTCGTCGGGCTTGACGAGGCGCAGGCTCTCTGGGGCTGCGAGACCGCCGACGATGTGCGCGCACAGCTCCCGACTCCCGCCCGGCTCATTGTCAAAGACGGCGACGTCGGAGCAACGGAGTTTCACCGGACGAGCTCGGGTGACGACGAGCGCATCTTTGTTCCGACGTTCCCCGCCGAAGTCGTTGAGGCTGTCGGTGCGGGCGATGCGTTTGCGGCGGCATATCTCGCCGCCGCACTCAACGGCGAGCCCGCCAAGGCGCGGCTGACCGCGGGACACGAGCGAGCACGACTCGTTCTGCAATCGACAACAGACTTCATCATCGAAGTCCAGGTACAGAAGGGCTGA
- a CDS encoding amino acid deaminase, translating to MTTTLNLDELADERLSARDKGLPARGFGLTVREFLDSDPRIGEFWTPIIALDDEAMRSNLAVMAEWSSARGLELMPHGKTTMAPALWQRQLDIGCTGITLATMGQVRTARSFGLQSIMLANSAVDARSLRYLAAELADPEFRFTCWVDSVATIDAMERALNGVELAQKVNVLVELGQDGGRTGARTIDEATDVARRAAASDVLRLAGVGGYEGSLGHDRSVHSMDAVRRYLERQVELHETLGALYDDGDIMVTAGGSAYFDVVADVYASAMPGDERTHWTLRSGAYITHDDGFYRGISPLDEAGTDVQNPLRSAMRGIARIVSRPEPGLALIDAGKRDFPFDEGLPIPRAHAAELGQPWRPLTGATITAMNDQHSYLALPKGSEAQDAAIGDVIALGLSHPCTAFDKWHYLPVVESAESDRVVDLVRTFF from the coding sequence ATGACGACAACGCTGAATCTCGATGAGCTGGCCGACGAGCGACTGAGCGCTCGAGACAAGGGGCTCCCCGCGCGGGGCTTCGGGCTCACGGTACGCGAGTTTCTCGACAGCGACCCCCGCATCGGCGAGTTCTGGACGCCCATCATCGCCCTCGACGACGAGGCGATGCGCAGCAATCTCGCCGTCATGGCCGAGTGGAGCAGCGCACGTGGACTTGAGCTGATGCCGCACGGCAAGACGACAATGGCACCCGCGCTGTGGCAGCGTCAGCTCGACATCGGATGCACAGGCATCACGCTCGCCACGATGGGCCAGGTGCGCACGGCGCGGTCGTTCGGCCTGCAGTCCATCATGCTCGCGAATTCCGCTGTCGACGCGCGATCGCTGCGCTACCTCGCGGCAGAACTCGCAGACCCGGAGTTCCGGTTCACGTGCTGGGTCGACTCGGTCGCAACGATCGACGCGATGGAGCGCGCCCTCAACGGCGTCGAGCTTGCGCAGAAGGTCAACGTGCTCGTCGAGCTCGGGCAGGACGGCGGGCGCACGGGAGCGCGCACGATCGACGAGGCCACCGACGTGGCGCGTCGGGCGGCAGCATCCGATGTGCTCCGGCTTGCCGGCGTTGGCGGCTACGAGGGAAGCCTCGGTCACGATCGCTCCGTGCACTCGATGGATGCTGTTCGGCGCTACCTCGAGCGTCAGGTTGAACTGCACGAGACGCTCGGCGCGCTCTATGACGACGGCGACATCATGGTCACGGCCGGTGGAAGCGCCTACTTCGACGTCGTCGCCGACGTGTACGCGAGCGCTATGCCTGGCGACGAGCGCACGCACTGGACGTTGCGATCCGGCGCCTACATCACCCACGACGACGGCTTCTACCGGGGCATCTCGCCGCTCGATGAAGCGGGCACCGACGTGCAGAACCCCCTGCGGTCGGCTATGCGCGGCATCGCGCGCATTGTCTCGCGCCCCGAGCCCGGCCTCGCCCTGATCGACGCGGGCAAGCGGGACTTCCCGTTCGACGAGGGACTTCCGATTCCTCGCGCGCACGCAGCCGAGCTCGGGCAGCCGTGGCGGCCTCTCACGGGCGCCACGATCACGGCGATGAATGACCAGCACAGCTATCTTGCGCTGCCGAAGGGGTCAGAGGCACAGGATGCCGCCATCGGCGACGTCATCGCGCTCGGTCTCTCGCACCCGTGCACGGCGTTCGATAAGTGGCACTACCTTCCCGTCGTCGAGTCGGCGGAGTCCGATCGCGTCGTCGACCTCGTGCGCACATTCTTCTAG
- a CDS encoding N-acyl-D-amino-acid deacylase family protein: protein MRIILQGGTVVDRDGERRADVAVEGESIVEVGADLAREGDRVIDCAGRYVLPGFVDAHSHVDGLLADDDVQRAQLKQGVTSVIAGQDGVSYAPGDGAYATEYFAAIDGPHPSYAGGGVAEYLAAVNGTTRLNAAYVIPAGTVRWEVCGRSTAPATAAERDTMAELVAQGMRDGAVGLSTGLDYVPGIFADANEIAALTAPVAQADGVYVSHMRGGYEANSSEGIDEIASIARATGARVHVSHFHAEAHIVLAQLDALEAAGVDATFDAYPYTRGCTLLAMPLLPPELSAQPIDDVVRVISDPAERERLRRDWFPEVDRKASLGPAWPSMITLAHIASPEYAWAHGMTVQDAAVRAGVDAIDLALDVLTASRLQANAVMAVRYDRPVSELAQIFAHPGHMGGSDGIFIGAHPHPRARGTFARYLREYVRETETWTWPEAVGHLSAGPAERFALGRRGRVVEGWVADLIVVDPQAVADTASYDHPLGEAEGIDDVLVAGVPVLAGGELQQATPGRGLRRSSDR, encoded by the coding sequence GTGCGCATCATCTTGCAGGGCGGAACCGTCGTCGACCGCGACGGTGAACGAAGGGCAGACGTCGCCGTCGAGGGCGAGAGTATCGTCGAGGTCGGTGCCGATCTGGCGCGCGAGGGCGACCGGGTCATCGACTGCGCGGGACGCTACGTTCTGCCCGGCTTCGTCGACGCCCACTCGCACGTCGACGGGCTGCTCGCCGACGATGATGTGCAGCGCGCTCAGCTCAAGCAGGGCGTCACGAGTGTTATCGCGGGGCAAGACGGTGTCTCGTATGCACCGGGCGACGGGGCGTACGCGACGGAGTACTTTGCCGCTATCGACGGGCCGCATCCGAGCTACGCGGGCGGTGGCGTCGCGGAGTACCTGGCTGCCGTCAACGGGACGACGCGACTCAACGCCGCCTACGTGATTCCCGCGGGAACGGTGCGCTGGGAGGTCTGCGGCCGTTCGACTGCGCCCGCGACCGCCGCCGAGCGCGACACGATGGCGGAGCTCGTCGCGCAGGGAATGCGCGACGGCGCGGTGGGGCTCTCGACGGGGCTCGACTACGTTCCGGGAATCTTCGCCGACGCCAACGAGATCGCCGCGCTCACCGCCCCCGTCGCGCAAGCGGACGGCGTGTACGTCAGCCACATGCGCGGTGGTTACGAGGCGAACTCCTCCGAGGGCATCGACGAGATCGCGTCGATTGCTCGCGCAACGGGTGCCCGGGTGCACGTCTCGCACTTTCACGCCGAAGCGCACATCGTGCTCGCCCAGCTCGATGCGCTCGAGGCCGCGGGCGTCGACGCGACGTTCGACGCCTACCCCTACACGCGCGGCTGCACGCTTCTCGCGATGCCGCTGCTGCCGCCCGAACTCTCCGCTCAGCCGATCGACGACGTCGTGCGGGTGATCAGCGATCCCGCCGAGCGCGAACGGCTGCGACGCGACTGGTTCCCCGAAGTCGACCGCAAGGCGAGTCTCGGTCCCGCATGGCCGAGCATGATCACGCTGGCGCACATCGCCTCGCCCGAGTACGCGTGGGCCCACGGCATGACGGTTCAGGATGCCGCGGTACGCGCGGGCGTCGACGCGATCGACCTTGCACTCGACGTGCTCACGGCGTCGCGGCTTCAGGCAAACGCCGTCATGGCGGTGCGCTACGACCGCCCCGTCTCAGAGCTCGCGCAGATCTTCGCTCACCCCGGCCACATGGGCGGCTCCGACGGCATCTTCATTGGGGCACATCCGCATCCGCGCGCCCGAGGCACCTTCGCGCGATACCTGCGCGAGTACGTGCGCGAAACCGAGACGTGGACGTGGCCAGAGGCGGTCGGCCACCTCTCGGCGGGTCCGGCCGAGCGTTTCGCGCTCGGTCGCCGCGGCCGTGTCGTCGAGGGGTGGGTCGCCGATCTGATCGTCGTCGATCCGCAGGCCGTTGCCGATACAGCATCCTATGATCACCCGCTCGGCGAAGCTGAGGGCATCGACGACGTTCTCGTCGCCGGCGTTCCCGTGCTTGCGGGCGGCGAGCTTCAGCAGGCCACACCGGGGCGCGGGCTGCGACGCTCGAGCGATCGATAG
- a CDS encoding IclR family transcriptional regulator: MSQSVKRAARIVDSIAEEPKTVVQLAEEFELHRSTMFRELQALEEVGYARRRKDGTYTLGFHLVSLAQSSLESVDLREVASAPLRRLHRVVGNTVHLAALMDDAIIYVDKVEDASGVRMYSRVGAPVRTHCSGVGKAILANLDDSQRDAVLATTDWAKYTENTITTREALDVELAAIAEQGWSVDDGEFEDFVNCVAVPIVTRAGVVGALSVTAIRMVEDLEQLKTRLPLMQQTAAQIARELG; encoded by the coding sequence ATGTCGCAGAGCGTGAAGCGGGCAGCCCGCATCGTCGATTCGATCGCCGAGGAACCGAAGACGGTCGTGCAGCTGGCTGAGGAGTTCGAGCTGCACCGGTCGACGATGTTCCGTGAGCTGCAAGCGCTCGAAGAGGTGGGGTACGCACGGCGGCGTAAAGACGGCACGTACACGCTCGGGTTTCACCTCGTGTCGCTCGCGCAGAGCTCGCTTGAGAGCGTCGACCTGCGTGAGGTTGCCTCAGCGCCGCTGCGGCGGCTGCATCGGGTCGTGGGGAACACGGTGCACCTGGCTGCGCTGATGGACGACGCGATCATCTACGTCGACAAGGTCGAAGACGCGAGCGGAGTGCGCATGTACTCGCGCGTCGGTGCGCCCGTGCGTACGCATTGCAGCGGTGTCGGCAAGGCGATTCTGGCGAACCTCGACGACAGCCAGCGGGATGCCGTGCTGGCGACGACGGACTGGGCGAAGTACACGGAGAACACGATCACCACGCGTGAGGCGCTCGACGTGGAACTCGCGGCCATCGCCGAGCAGGGCTGGAGTGTTGACGACGGTGAGTTTGAGGACTTCGTCAATTGCGTCGCTGTGCCGATCGTGACGCGAGCGGGCGTTGTCGGTGCGCTGTCGGTCACGGCAATTCGCATGGTCGAAGATCTCGAGCAGCTCAAGACGCGTCTGCCGCTCATGCAGCAGACCGCTGCGCAGATTGCACGTGAGCTCGGCTGA
- a CDS encoding HAD-IA family hydrolase has product MTLDLDTTHGLETRTFRGALFDMDGTLIDSTPAVVRSWSRLAEEWGVMPDLGSGNHHGRPARELLASILPADDVEPALARVTQLEIEDTDGVVALPGARDLLSTLPEHSWTIVTSCTLALADVRITASGIPRPDSLVTFDDVVAGKPDPEPFETGAARLGAHPSDCVAFEDAPAGLASARAAGCFTVGLPGTHTPDQLDADLVLTSLDHLSVELVEGGFRLRVTA; this is encoded by the coding sequence GTGACGCTCGACCTCGACACGACTCACGGCCTTGAGACGCGCACATTTCGCGGAGCGCTCTTCGACATGGACGGAACGCTCATCGATTCGACGCCCGCCGTCGTACGCTCATGGTCGCGCCTCGCCGAGGAGTGGGGCGTGATGCCCGACCTCGGATCGGGCAACCACCACGGTCGCCCCGCGAGGGAACTGCTCGCCAGCATCCTTCCCGCTGACGATGTCGAACCGGCTCTCGCCCGCGTCACGCAGCTTGAGATCGAAGATACAGACGGCGTCGTCGCCCTGCCCGGCGCACGTGACCTGCTCTCAACACTGCCCGAGCACTCGTGGACGATCGTCACATCGTGCACGCTCGCCCTCGCGGACGTGCGCATCACAGCATCCGGCATTCCGCGCCCCGACTCGCTCGTGACGTTCGACGACGTCGTGGCAGGAAAGCCCGACCCGGAGCCGTTCGAGACCGGCGCCGCACGACTCGGCGCCCACCCGAGCGACTGCGTCGCGTTCGAAGACGCGCCGGCGGGCCTCGCTTCGGCGCGAGCGGCAGGATGCTTCACGGTCGGCCTGCCCGGAACGCACACTCCCGATCAGCTCGACGCCGACCTCGTGCTCACGAGCCTCGACCACCTGAGCGTCGAGCTCGTCGAGGGCGGATTCCGCCTGCGCGTCACCGCCTGA
- a CDS encoding winged helix-turn-helix transcriptional regulator gives MVTTCSEPDYVANPYDADCPTRHILDRIGDRWTVLIIGILGRGDARFSELRRHVGGISQKMLTQTLRGLERDGLVRRTVFPEVPVRVEYALTDSGRSLLEPLYALQDWSIRHLGDVSASQEAYDRANQ, from the coding sequence GTGGTAACCACTTGTTCTGAGCCGGACTACGTCGCGAATCCGTACGATGCCGACTGCCCGACGCGACACATTCTTGATCGCATCGGCGACCGCTGGACGGTGCTCATCATCGGCATCCTGGGTCGCGGTGATGCGCGATTCTCGGAGTTGCGCCGACACGTCGGAGGGATCTCGCAGAAGATGCTGACCCAGACGCTGCGCGGCCTCGAGCGCGACGGGCTCGTGCGTCGCACGGTCTTTCCCGAAGTGCCGGTACGCGTCGAGTACGCTCTCACCGATTCCGGGCGCTCCCTCTTGGAGCCGCTCTATGCACTCCAGGACTGGTCGATCAGGCACCTCGGCGACGTATCGGCGTCGCAAGAGGCGTACGATCGCGCTAACCAGTAG
- a CDS encoding NAD(P)-dependent oxidoreductase: protein MLRITVIGGTGYAGSAIAAEAAGRGHEVTAFSRSLPSAPISNVTYVHGDATDENTLDAVIAGSDVVVDALAPRASRGVSWRDAHRTIAQRADAAGVRLFIVGGASSLRPAPGADRFVSDLTGIPAELHDEIRSGAAFIIEDLPATPASLDWVFVSPALRFGARMPGERLGRYRLGDDVAVEPDGGAISAADYALGLVDVIEAGDHHRTHINIGH, encoded by the coding sequence ATGCTCCGCATCACTGTCATCGGCGGTACCGGATACGCAGGATCTGCCATCGCCGCTGAGGCCGCAGGCCGTGGACACGAGGTCACCGCCTTCAGTCGTTCGCTCCCCTCAGCGCCAATCTCGAACGTCACCTACGTTCATGGCGACGCGACCGACGAAAACACGCTCGACGCGGTCATCGCCGGTTCCGATGTCGTTGTCGATGCACTCGCCCCGCGCGCTTCGCGCGGTGTCAGCTGGCGCGATGCGCATCGTACGATCGCGCAGAGAGCGGATGCCGCAGGTGTCCGCCTGTTCATCGTCGGCGGCGCCTCGTCGCTGCGCCCGGCGCCAGGTGCGGATCGTTTCGTCTCTGATCTCACGGGAATTCCCGCAGAGCTTCACGACGAGATTCGGTCGGGGGCCGCGTTCATCATCGAGGACCTTCCCGCGACGCCCGCGTCGCTCGACTGGGTCTTCGTGAGCCCGGCGCTCAGGTTTGGCGCGCGCATGCCGGGGGAGCGGCTTGGCCGATACCGGCTGGGCGACGACGTTGCGGTCGAGCCGGACGGCGGAGCTATCTCTGCGGCCGACTACGCTCTCGGGCTGGTCGACGTGATCGAGGCGGGCGATCACCACCGGACGCACATCAACATCGGCCACTGA
- a CDS encoding APC family permease has protein sequence MTTLARQLGLKDAVVIGLGSMIGAGIFAVFGPAAQAAGSGLLVGLAIAAIVAFCNATSSAQLAAQHPVSGGTYAYGRAQLGPWWGFAAGWCFLIGKTASTAAMALTFAAYAAPTGGEKPIAALAVAAVAIVNLLGVTRTAMATRVIVIVVLACLGAALIAANADVQRAPLGEVFAAGPYGVLQAAALIFFAFAGYARIATMGEEVRDPARTIPRAIVIALAGAFVVYALVAVTVLTVLGPEQLASTTSPLADAVPAWARAVVRIGAAAASLGALLALMAGIGRTGLAMAREGDLPRPLAAVHERRRVPHRIELVLAAVSITLVLTVDLRGAIGFSSFGVLLYYFIANVSAWTQTPDHRRYPKWLQGLGMIGCLVLAAAVPWQSLVAGAAVLVIGVAGRMLPKRRSSP, from the coding sequence ATGACCACTCTCGCGCGCCAACTCGGGCTGAAGGACGCCGTCGTCATCGGTCTCGGCTCGATGATCGGCGCGGGCATCTTCGCCGTGTTCGGTCCTGCTGCGCAGGCTGCCGGGTCGGGCCTTCTCGTGGGCCTGGCGATAGCCGCGATCGTGGCATTCTGCAATGCGACATCGTCGGCGCAGCTTGCCGCGCAACATCCGGTCTCGGGTGGCACCTACGCGTATGGCCGCGCCCAGCTCGGACCGTGGTGGGGATTCGCGGCGGGGTGGTGCTTTCTCATCGGCAAGACCGCGTCGACGGCGGCGATGGCGCTCACATTCGCCGCATACGCTGCCCCGACAGGCGGCGAGAAGCCCATTGCCGCACTCGCGGTCGCGGCGGTGGCGATCGTCAATCTGCTGGGCGTCACGCGTACTGCCATGGCCACGCGCGTCATCGTGATCGTCGTGCTCGCGTGCCTCGGCGCCGCGTTGATTGCGGCGAACGCCGACGTGCAGCGCGCGCCGCTCGGCGAGGTCTTCGCAGCGGGTCCCTATGGGGTGCTGCAGGCGGCAGCGCTCATCTTCTTCGCCTTCGCCGGGTATGCGCGCATCGCGACCATGGGCGAAGAAGTGCGCGACCCCGCGCGCACGATACCCCGAGCGATCGTGATCGCGTTGGCCGGAGCGTTCGTCGTGTACGCCCTCGTTGCGGTAACGGTTCTCACGGTGCTCGGTCCAGAGCAGCTCGCGAGCACGACGTCACCGCTTGCCGACGCTGTGCCTGCATGGGCGCGCGCTGTTGTGCGGATCGGCGCGGCCGCAGCATCCCTCGGTGCCTTGCTCGCCCTCATGGCGGGCATCGGACGTACCGGTCTCGCGATGGCCCGGGAGGGGGACCTGCCTCGACCGCTCGCCGCGGTGCACGAGAGGCGGCGAGTGCCACACCGCATCGAGCTCGTGCTCGCTGCGGTCTCGATCACGCTCGTGCTCACGGTGGACCTGCGCGGCGCGATCGGCTTCTCGAGTTTCGGCGTGCTGCTGTATTATTTCATCGCGAATGTCTCGGCGTGGACGCAGACGCCCGACCACCGGCGCTACCCGAAGTGGCTGCAGGGGCTCGGCATGATCGGGTGCCTCGTGCTTGCCGCTGCTGTGCCCTGGCAGAGTCTCGTCGCGGGTGCCGCTGTGCTGGTGATCGGCGTGGCCGGGCGGATGCTGCCGAAACGACGCTCGTCGCCGTAA
- a CDS encoding CopG family transcriptional regulator, translated as MVENSDAKKVQFNVYLPAALVKQIKHAAIDEGTSLSSLVERIMIDYVSKEGTS; from the coding sequence ATGGTAGAAAACAGCGACGCGAAGAAGGTGCAGTTCAACGTGTATCTCCCAGCCGCACTTGTGAAGCAGATCAAGCACGCGGCGATCGACGAGGGCACGTCGCTGTCGTCACTCGTTGAGCGCATCATGATCGACTACGTCTCGAAGGAGGGCACATCATGA
- a CDS encoding exonuclease SbcCD subunit D encodes MRILHTSDWHIGRSFHGHPTLDALDGVLEELTRIVRERDVDVVLIAGDVFDSATPSADAYRLLTRALTRLRETGAQIVATSGNHDSAARLAFQSEFARLAGIHVLTRDETLDVPVTLDDDHGPVHIYGIPYLEPALIRHKYPDETLRTQADAVGFAMRRIHADVAVRGGRSIVVSHCFAQGVGDAASDVERDITSGGIDLVPASVFDGVDYAALGHIHGRATLTDSIRYSGAPLHYSFSEARKPRGGWLVELDASGLADIEWVDLPVPRRLSILTGTLEQLLTDEAHTDAEGDWVSAVLTDTVRPIDGMRKLQRRFPYCATMVHEPAEVADHGTRTYAQRVQGKSDVDIVNEFLAYVRNGQGASEAEGDVIREAIDGVRSEEASA; translated from the coding sequence ATGCGGATTCTGCACACCTCCGATTGGCACATCGGGCGCTCGTTTCACGGGCACCCGACGCTCGACGCACTTGACGGTGTGCTCGAGGAACTCACGCGCATCGTTCGCGAGCGCGACGTCGACGTGGTGCTCATCGCGGGCGACGTGTTCGATTCTGCGACGCCGTCCGCCGACGCGTATCGCCTTCTGACGCGCGCGCTCACGCGACTCCGCGAAACGGGCGCCCAGATCGTGGCGACGAGCGGCAATCACGACTCGGCCGCACGGCTCGCATTTCAATCGGAGTTCGCCCGGCTCGCCGGCATCCATGTGCTGACTCGCGACGAAACGCTCGACGTTCCCGTCACCCTCGACGACGACCACGGGCCCGTTCACATCTACGGCATCCCCTACCTCGAACCTGCGCTCATCAGGCACAAGTACCCCGACGAGACGCTGCGGACGCAGGCGGATGCTGTGGGCTTCGCGATGCGCCGCATTCACGCCGACGTCGCTGTGCGGGGCGGGCGCTCCATCGTCGTGTCGCACTGCTTTGCGCAGGGGGTGGGGGATGCCGCGAGCGACGTCGAGCGGGACATCACGTCGGGCGGCATCGACCTCGTACCGGCAAGCGTCTTCGACGGCGTCGACTACGCCGCCCTCGGGCACATACACGGGCGCGCCACGTTGACCGACAGCATCCGCTATTCGGGCGCGCCGTTGCACTATTCTTTCAGCGAGGCGCGCAAACCGCGCGGCGGCTGGCTCGTGGAGCTCGACGCGTCCGGGCTCGCGGACATCGAGTGGGTCGACCTACCCGTGCCGCGGCGGCTCAGCATTCTGACCGGAACGCTCGAGCAGCTTCTCACTGACGAGGCGCACACGGATGCCGAGGGCGACTGGGTGAGCGCCGTGCTGACCGATACGGTGCGGCCGATCGACGGAATGCGCAAGCTGCAGCGGCGCTTTCCATACTGCGCCACCATGGTGCACGAGCCAGCCGAGGTCGCCGACCACGGCACGCGCACCTACGCGCAACGCGTGCAGGGCAAGAGCGACGTCGACATCGTCAACGAGTTTCTCGCCTACGTGCGCAACGGGCAGGGCGCGAGCGAGGCCGAGGGTGACGTCATTCGCGAGGCGATTGATGGCGTGCGGTCCGAGGAGGCGAGCGCGTGA